A section of the Enterobacter sp. C2 genome encodes:
- the rsxC gene encoding electron transport complex subunit RsxC: MLKLFSAFKKDKLWDFNGGIHPPEMKTQSNGTPLRQLPLAGRFVIPLKQHIGAEGELCVAVGDRVLRGQPLTHGRGRMLPVHAPTSGTVVAIAPHSTAHPSALAELSVIIDADGEDRWIERDGWSDYRSRSRAELIERIHQFGVAGLGGAGFPTGNKLLGGGDKIETLIINAAECEPYITADDRLMQDCAAQIVEGIRILAHILQPRQVLIGIEDNKPQAISMLRAVLANAHDIMLRVIPTKYPSGGAKQLTQILTGKQVPHGGRSSDIGVLMQNVGTAFAVKRAVVDGEPLTERVVTLTGEAVAQPGNVWARLGTPVRHLLDAAGFCPSGEQLVIMGGPLMGFTLPWLDVPVVKITNCLLAPSASEMGETQEEKGCIRCSACADACPADLLPQQLYWFSKGQQHEKATAHNLADCIECGACAWVCPSNIPLVQYFRQEKAEIYAIAQEEKRAAEAKIRFEARQARLEREKAARLERHKKSAAQPAAKDKDAVNAALARVREKQQRAAQPVVVQAGAEPDNSAVIAAREARKAEARARQAEKAQQPAAETAAEPVDPRKAAVEAAIARAKARKAAQTAAPEAAPEPAVAEPAAAVDPRKAAVDAAIARAKARKAQQQAAEKVVNKIVDTPAANDDPRKAAVAAAIARAQAKKAAKQAVNEE, from the coding sequence ATGCTTAAGTTATTCTCCGCGTTTAAAAAAGATAAGCTCTGGGATTTCAACGGTGGCATCCATCCGCCGGAGATGAAAACTCAGTCAAACGGTACGCCTCTGCGCCAGCTTCCGCTGGCGGGACGTTTCGTCATTCCTTTGAAGCAGCACATCGGCGCTGAGGGCGAGCTGTGCGTGGCCGTGGGCGATCGCGTTCTGCGCGGCCAGCCGCTGACCCACGGTCGCGGACGTATGCTGCCGGTACACGCCCCCACCTCCGGGACGGTAGTGGCGATTGCCCCCCACTCAACCGCGCATCCGTCGGCGCTGGCCGAACTGAGCGTCATTATTGACGCTGACGGCGAAGACCGCTGGATTGAGCGCGACGGCTGGAGCGACTATCGCTCCCGTTCCCGTGCCGAACTAATCGAACGTATCCACCAGTTTGGCGTAGCGGGTCTTGGCGGTGCAGGCTTCCCGACCGGTAATAAACTGCTGGGCGGCGGGGATAAAATCGAAACCCTCATCATTAACGCCGCAGAGTGCGAGCCTTATATCACCGCTGACGATCGCCTGATGCAGGACTGCGCCGCGCAGATCGTCGAGGGCATCCGTATCCTTGCGCATATTCTTCAGCCGCGCCAGGTACTGATCGGCATCGAAGATAACAAGCCGCAGGCTATCTCAATGCTGCGTGCGGTGCTGGCGAATGCGCATGACATCATGCTGCGCGTGATCCCCACTAAATACCCCTCCGGCGGCGCAAAACAGCTCACGCAGATCCTCACCGGCAAGCAGGTTCCGCACGGCGGCCGTTCGTCGGACATCGGCGTGCTGATGCAAAACGTGGGGACCGCCTTTGCCGTTAAACGGGCGGTTGTTGATGGCGAACCCCTGACCGAGCGCGTCGTGACCCTGACCGGCGAAGCCGTTGCGCAGCCGGGTAACGTCTGGGCGCGCCTGGGCACGCCGGTACGCCACCTGCTTGATGCCGCCGGTTTTTGCCCCTCCGGCGAGCAGCTGGTGATCATGGGCGGGCCGCTGATGGGCTTTACCCTGCCGTGGCTGGACGTGCCGGTGGTCAAAATTACTAACTGCCTGCTGGCACCGTCGGCCAGCGAAATGGGCGAGACCCAGGAAGAGAAAGGCTGCATTCGCTGCAGTGCCTGCGCCGATGCCTGCCCGGCGGATCTGCTCCCGCAGCAGCTCTACTGGTTCAGTAAAGGTCAGCAGCACGAGAAAGCCACCGCCCACAACCTGGCGGACTGCATTGAGTGCGGGGCCTGCGCCTGGGTCTGCCCAAGCAATATTCCGCTGGTGCAATATTTCCGCCAGGAGAAGGCCGAGATCTACGCTATCGCCCAGGAAGAGAAGCGCGCCGCCGAGGCGAAAATCCGTTTTGAAGCGCGTCAGGCCCGCCTGGAGCGTGAGAAAGCGGCACGTCTTGAGCGCCACAAGAAGTCCGCTGCCCAGCCCGCTGCCAAAGATAAGGATGCGGTCAATGCCGCCCTGGCCCGCGTACGTGAGAAACAGCAGCGCGCCGCCCAGCCGGTGGTGGTTCAGGCCGGGGCCGAGCCGGACAATAGCGCCGTGATTGCCGCTCGCGAAGCCCGCAAGGCCGAAGCCCGCGCGCGTCAGGCAGAGAAAGCCCAACAGCCAGCCGCAGAGACAGCAGCCGAGCCCGTCGATCCGCGTAAAGCCGCCGTCGAGGCCGCTATCGCCCGTGCGAAAGCGCGTAAAGCGGCTCAGACAGCCGCTCCGGAAGCCGCGCCTGAACCCGCAGTCGCTGAGCCGGCCGCCGCGGTTGACCCGCGTAAAGCCGCCGTCGACGCTGCCATCGCCCGAGCCAAAGCGCGTAAAGCACAGCAGCAGGCTGCCGAGAAGGTCGTAAATAAAATAGTAGATACCCCAGCGGCCAATGACGATCCGCGTAAAGCGGCCGTCGCTGCGGCAATTGCCAGGGCTCAGGCTAAAAAAGCCGCAAAACAGGCCGTTAACGAGGAATAG
- the dtpA gene encoding dipeptide/tripeptide permease DtpA, with protein MSTANNKPTESVSLNAFKQPKAFYLIFSIELWERFGFYGLQGIMAVYLVKQLGMSESDSITLFSSFSALVYGLVAIGGWLGDKILGTKRVILLGAIVLAIGYALVAWSGHDAAVVYMGMATIAVGNGLFKANPSSLLSTCYAKDDPRLDGAFTMYYMSINIGSFFSMLATPWLAAKFGWSVAFSLSVVGMLITVVNFLFCKRWVKQYGSKPDFEPLRVGSLLATIAGVVVLIAAATWLLHNQGIARMVLAVVALGIVIIFAKETFSMHGAARRKMIVAFILMLQAIVFFVLYSQMPTSLNFFAIRNVEHSILGIAFEPEQYQALNPFWIIIGSPILAAIYTKMGDTLPMPFKFAFGMVLCSAAFLILPLGAKFASDAGIVSVSWLIASYAFQSIGELMISGLGLAMVAQLVPQRLMGFIMGSWFLTTAGANLIAGYVANMMAIPENVTDPLMSLDVYGRVFLQIGMVTAVIAVLMLLTASKLNRMTQMDEKDLAESQTASA; from the coding sequence GTGTCGACTGCAAACAACAAACCAACTGAGAGCGTCAGCCTGAACGCTTTCAAACAGCCCAAGGCGTTTTACCTGATCTTCTCCATTGAACTATGGGAGCGTTTCGGTTTCTACGGCCTGCAAGGGATCATGGCGGTATATCTGGTGAAACAGCTGGGTATGTCAGAATCCGACTCGATTACGCTGTTCTCCTCCTTCAGCGCCCTGGTATATGGCCTGGTGGCCATCGGCGGCTGGCTGGGTGATAAGATCCTCGGTACCAAACGCGTGATCCTGCTGGGCGCGATTGTGCTGGCGATCGGCTATGCACTTGTAGCCTGGTCCGGCCATGATGCGGCTGTTGTCTATATGGGTATGGCGACCATTGCGGTAGGTAACGGCCTGTTCAAGGCGAACCCCTCTTCGCTGCTCTCTACCTGCTATGCGAAAGACGATCCGCGTCTTGATGGCGCTTTCACCATGTACTACATGTCCATCAACATCGGCTCGTTCTTCTCTATGCTGGCGACCCCATGGCTGGCGGCGAAGTTTGGCTGGAGCGTGGCCTTCTCACTGAGCGTGGTTGGGATGCTGATCACCGTCGTGAACTTTTTATTCTGCAAGCGCTGGGTAAAACAGTACGGTTCGAAGCCAGACTTTGAACCGCTGCGCGTCGGTAGCCTGCTGGCCACCATCGCTGGCGTTGTCGTCCTGATCGCTGCTGCAACCTGGCTGCTGCACAACCAGGGCATTGCCCGTATGGTACTGGCAGTTGTGGCGCTGGGTATCGTGATCATCTTTGCTAAAGAGACCTTCTCCATGCATGGCGCAGCGCGTCGTAAGATGATCGTGGCCTTCATTCTGATGCTGCAGGCGATTGTGTTCTTCGTTCTCTACAGCCAGATGCCGACCTCACTGAACTTCTTTGCCATTCGCAACGTTGAGCACTCTATTCTGGGTATCGCTTTCGAGCCAGAGCAGTACCAGGCCCTGAACCCGTTCTGGATCATTATTGGTAGCCCGATTCTGGCCGCTATCTATACCAAAATGGGCGACACTCTGCCGATGCCGTTTAAGTTCGCCTTCGGGATGGTGCTCTGCTCAGCCGCGTTCCTGATCCTGCCGCTGGGGGCTAAATTTGCCAGCGACGCCGGGATCGTCTCTGTGAGCTGGCTGATCGCGAGCTACGCCTTCCAGAGCATCGGTGAACTGATGATCTCCGGCCTTGGTCTGGCGATGGTGGCCCAGCTGGTTCCACAGCGTCTGATGGGCTTTATCATGGGTAGCTGGTTCCTGACCACCGCCGGGGCAAACCTGATTGCGGGCTACGTGGCTAACATGATGGCTATCCCGGAAAACGTGACCGATCCGCTGATGTCCCTGGACGTCTATGGCCGCGTGTTCCTGCAGATTGGTATGGTGACTGCCGTTATTGCGGTGCTGATGCTGCTCACCGCATCAAAGCTGAACCGCATGACGCAGATGGATGAGAAAGACTTAGCCGAGTCTCAAACAGCCTCCGCGTAA
- the rsxB gene encoding electron transport complex subunit RsxB has product MSAIWIAIAALSVLGLIFGLILGYASRRFAVEDDPVVEKIDNLLPQSQCGQCGYPGCRPYAEAVGSQGEKINRCAPGGEAVMLKIATLLNVDPQPIGDDAEAAEPVRMLAVIDEPNCIGCTKCIQACPVDAIVGATRAMHTVISDLCTGCNLCVAPCPTQCIDLRPVATTTESWKWDLQTIPVRIIPVEQHA; this is encoded by the coding sequence ATGTCTGCTATCTGGATAGCCATTGCGGCCCTGAGCGTGCTCGGGCTGATCTTTGGCCTGATTCTCGGCTACGCCTCGCGCCGTTTTGCGGTGGAGGACGATCCGGTCGTCGAAAAAATTGATAATCTGCTGCCGCAAAGCCAGTGCGGCCAGTGCGGCTACCCCGGCTGTCGCCCCTATGCCGAGGCCGTAGGTAGCCAGGGCGAGAAGATCAACCGCTGTGCGCCTGGCGGCGAAGCGGTGATGCTTAAAATCGCCACGCTGTTAAACGTCGACCCGCAGCCAATTGGTGACGATGCCGAAGCCGCTGAGCCGGTACGTATGCTGGCGGTCATCGATGAACCGAACTGCATTGGCTGCACCAAGTGCATCCAGGCCTGTCCGGTTGACGCCATTGTCGGTGCAACCCGCGCCATGCACACGGTCATCAGCGATCTCTGCACCGGCTGTAATCTCTGTGTTGCTCCGTGCCCGACGCAGTGTATCGACCTGCGTCCTGTCGCGACAACGACTGAAAGCTGGAAATGGGATCTGCAAACCATTCCGGTACGCATTATTCCAGTGGAACAACATGCTTAA
- the nth gene encoding endonuclease III has protein sequence MNKVKRLEILTRLRDNNPHPTTELNFNSPFELLIAVLLSAQATDVSVNKATAKLYPVANTPEAMLSLGVEGVKSYIKTIGLFNSKAENVIKTCRILLEQHGGEVPEDRAALEALPGVGRKTANVVLNTAFGWPTIAVDTHIFRVCNRTQFAPGKNVEQVEEKLLKVVPTEFKVDCHHWLILHGRYTCIARKPRCGSCIIEDLCEYRDKVYE, from the coding sequence ATGAACAAAGTAAAACGCCTGGAGATTTTGACCCGTCTTCGGGATAACAACCCGCACCCCACCACCGAGCTGAACTTTAACTCGCCGTTTGAGCTGCTGATTGCGGTTCTGCTCTCAGCCCAGGCTACCGACGTCAGCGTCAATAAGGCAACGGCAAAGCTATACCCTGTGGCTAACACGCCAGAGGCGATGCTCTCCCTTGGCGTGGAGGGGGTGAAGTCCTATATCAAAACCATCGGCCTGTTTAACAGCAAGGCCGAGAACGTCATTAAAACCTGCCGGATCCTGCTGGAGCAGCACGGCGGCGAGGTGCCAGAGGATCGCGCCGCGCTAGAGGCACTGCCCGGCGTTGGACGCAAGACCGCCAATGTGGTGCTGAACACCGCTTTTGGCTGGCCGACTATTGCCGTCGATACGCATATTTTTCGCGTCTGTAACCGAACGCAGTTCGCTCCGGGTAAGAACGTTGAGCAAGTGGAGGAGAAACTGCTGAAGGTCGTACCGACGGAGTTCAAGGTCGACTGCCACCACTGGCTGATCCTGCATGGCCGTTATACCTGCATCGCCCGTAAACCCCGCTGCGGCTCCTGCATTATCGAGGATCTGTGCGAGTACCGTGACAAAGTTTACGAGTAG
- the add gene encoding adenosine deaminase, whose translation MIDANLPLTDIHRHLDGNIRAQTILDLGREFSLTLPADSLESLRPHVQVTANEPDLVSFLAKLDWGVKVLASLDACRRVAFENMEDAARNGLHYVELRFSPRYMAMTHGLPVAGVVEAVIEGVRQGSEAFNVQARLIGILSRTFGEDACVEELEALLAHRDAITGLDLAGDELGFPGSLFLTHFNRGRDAGWHITVHAGEAAGPESIWQAIRELGAERIGHGVKAIEDRALMDFLAEQRIGIESCLTSNIQTSTVASLEAHPLKAFLEHGILATINTDDPAVQGVDIIHEYRVAAPQAGLSQVQIRQAQINGLEVAFLSAAEKQALKDSLRSA comes from the coding sequence ATGATTGACGCTAACCTCCCTTTGACCGACATTCACCGCCACCTTGACGGCAACATCCGGGCGCAAACCATCCTTGACCTTGGCCGTGAGTTTTCCCTTACCCTGCCCGCCGACTCGCTTGAATCGCTGCGTCCGCACGTCCAGGTGACCGCTAACGAACCGGATCTGGTGAGCTTCCTGGCGAAGCTGGACTGGGGCGTCAAGGTGCTGGCCTCGCTGGATGCCTGTCGCCGCGTGGCGTTTGAGAATATGGAAGATGCCGCACGCAACGGGCTGCACTATGTTGAGCTACGCTTCTCCCCCCGCTATATGGCAATGACCCATGGCCTGCCGGTCGCGGGCGTCGTTGAAGCGGTCATTGAGGGCGTGCGTCAGGGCAGCGAGGCCTTTAACGTCCAGGCGCGTCTGATCGGTATTCTGAGCCGCACCTTTGGCGAGGACGCCTGCGTTGAGGAGCTGGAGGCACTGCTGGCCCACCGCGATGCCATCACCGGGCTGGATCTGGCTGGCGACGAATTGGGCTTTCCCGGCAGCCTGTTCCTGACCCACTTTAACCGTGGCCGCGACGCGGGCTGGCACATTACCGTTCACGCCGGTGAAGCTGCCGGGCCGGAGAGCATCTGGCAGGCGATTCGCGAGCTGGGCGCGGAGCGTATCGGCCATGGCGTTAAGGCCATTGAGGATCGGGCTCTGATGGATTTCCTCGCCGAGCAGCGCATCGGCATTGAGTCCTGTCTGACCTCTAACATCCAGACCAGTACCGTCGCATCGCTGGAGGCGCATCCGCTGAAAGCCTTCCTTGAGCACGGTATTCTGGCGACAATTAATACCGACGATCCGGCAGTTCAGGGCGTAGATATTATTCATGAATATCGCGTGGCGGCCCCGCAGGCAGGACTGAGCCAGGTGCAGATTCGCCAGGCACAAATTAACGGTCTTGAGGTGGCGTTCCTGAGCGCGGCAGAGAAACAGGCGTTAAAAGATAGCCTGCGCTCCGCATAA
- the rsxD gene encoding electron transport complex subunit RsxD, translating into MVFRIASSPYTHNQRQTSRIMMLVLLAALPGIAVQTWFFGWGTLVQIVLAGISALVAEGLVLTLRKQNAGAILRDNSALLTGLLLAISIPPFAPWWMVVLGTVFAVIIAKQLYGGLGHNPFNPAMIGYVVLLISFPVQMTSWLPPHEIAANVPGFMDALQIIFTGHSAGGANMDTLRMGIDGVSQATPLDTFKTSLHAGHSVDQIMQYPIYSGVLAGAGWQWVNLAYLLGGAFLLGKGAIRWHIPVSFLVTLAFCATLGWLFSPESLASPALHLFSGATMLGAFFILTDPVTASTTNKGRLIFGALTGVLVWLIRSFGGYPDGVAFAVLLANITVPLIDYYTRPRAYGHR; encoded by the coding sequence ATGGTTTTTCGAATCGCAAGCTCCCCCTATACGCACAATCAGCGCCAGACATCACGGATTATGATGCTGGTTCTGCTCGCGGCCCTGCCCGGTATCGCCGTGCAGACGTGGTTCTTTGGCTGGGGAACGCTGGTGCAGATCGTACTGGCAGGCATCAGCGCCCTCGTCGCTGAAGGGTTGGTTCTTACGCTGCGTAAACAAAATGCAGGCGCCATCCTCAGAGATAACTCTGCTCTGCTTACCGGCCTGCTGCTGGCGATCAGTATTCCGCCGTTCGCCCCCTGGTGGATGGTGGTTCTGGGTACCGTTTTTGCGGTGATTATTGCCAAGCAGCTCTACGGCGGCCTTGGGCATAATCCCTTTAACCCGGCGATGATCGGTTATGTGGTACTGCTGATCTCCTTCCCGGTGCAGATGACGAGCTGGCTACCGCCGCATGAGATTGCCGCCAACGTGCCTGGCTTTATGGACGCGCTGCAGATTATCTTCACCGGCCACAGCGCGGGCGGAGCCAACATGGATACCCTGCGGATGGGCATCGACGGGGTTAGCCAGGCCACTCCGCTGGACACCTTTAAAACCTCGCTGCATGCAGGCCACAGCGTCGACCAGATTATGCAGTACCCCATCTACAGCGGCGTGCTGGCGGGCGCAGGCTGGCAGTGGGTCAACCTTGCCTATCTGCTCGGAGGGGCGTTCCTGCTGGGGAAAGGTGCTATCCGCTGGCATATTCCGGTTAGCTTCCTTGTGACGCTGGCCTTCTGCGCCACGCTGGGCTGGCTGTTCTCGCCCGAGAGCCTGGCCTCCCCGGCGCTGCATCTCTTCTCTGGCGCGACCATGCTGGGGGCGTTCTTTATCCTCACCGATCCGGTCACCGCCTCGACGACCAACAAAGGCCGCCTGATCTTTGGCGCATTGACCGGGGTGCTGGTGTGGCTGATCCGCAGCTTTGGCGGCTACCCGGACGGCGTAGCCTTTGCGGTGCTGCTGGCGAATATCACCGTGCCTTTAATTGACTACTACACGCGTCCGCGCGCGTATGGCCATCGCTGA
- a CDS encoding electron transport complex subunit E, which yields MSEIKDVIVQGLWKNNSALVQLLGLCPLLAVTSTATNALGLGLATTFVLTLTNLAVSTLRRWTPSEIRIPIYVMIIASVVSAVQMLINAYAFGLYQSLGIFIPLIVTNCIVVGRAEAFAAKKGPALSALDGFSIGMGATCAMFVLGSLREVLGNGTLFDGADGLLGSWAKVLRIEVFHTDSPFLLAMLPPGAFIGLGMMLAVKYLIDERTKKRQAAAAVASPAVDTANVETSATPGKA from the coding sequence ATGAGCGAAATTAAAGACGTTATTGTTCAGGGGCTGTGGAAAAATAACTCGGCGCTGGTACAGCTGCTGGGCCTCTGCCCACTGCTGGCTGTCACCTCCACCGCCACTAACGCCCTTGGCCTGGGTCTGGCAACCACCTTCGTGTTGACCTTGACCAACCTGGCCGTTTCCACGCTACGCCGCTGGACGCCCTCGGAGATCCGTATTCCGATCTACGTCATGATCATCGCTTCGGTGGTGAGCGCGGTGCAGATGCTGATCAACGCCTATGCCTTTGGTCTCTATCAGTCGCTGGGGATCTTTATCCCACTGATCGTCACCAACTGCATCGTGGTAGGCCGCGCCGAAGCCTTTGCCGCGAAAAAAGGCCCAGCCCTTTCGGCGCTGGACGGCTTCTCTATCGGTATGGGGGCGACTTGCGCCATGTTCGTACTCGGCTCACTGCGCGAAGTGCTGGGCAACGGTACGCTGTTTGATGGCGCGGATGGTCTGCTGGGCAGTTGGGCGAAGGTGTTACGCATTGAGGTCTTTCATACCGATTCGCCCTTCCTGCTGGCGATGCTCCCTCCAGGCGCGTTTATTGGTTTAGGCATGATGCTGGCTGTGAAGTACCTGATCGATGAGCGGACTAAAAAACGCCAGGCGGCAGCAGCTGTAGCTTCACCTGCCGTCGATACCGCTAATGTAGAGACCTCTGCCACGCCCGGGAAGGCCTGA
- the blr gene encoding division septum protein Blr, giving the protein MNRIIELAGWVVLGVSAILLGVASHIDNYQPPEPAATVQVK; this is encoded by the coding sequence ATGAACCGAATCATTGAATTAGCTGGGTGGGTTGTGCTGGGCGTGAGTGCCATACTGCTGGGAGTCGCCAGCCATATAGATAACTACCAGCCGCCGGAACCTGCCGCTACCGTTCAGGTAAAATAG
- a CDS encoding DUF2569 domain-containing protein, with the protein MTATPVERPAERIGGWLLAPLAWLLVSLLGTLLVVARFVAVLLTPEMAAVLNAQIAGDKTLWYTSFIFAIAMGGYTLWLTVAFFKRRRLVPKHYIIWLLITILLALKAFAFSPVSDTLALRQLLFPLLAAALIVPYFKRSQRVKKTFVNP; encoded by the coding sequence ATGACCGCAACGCCTGTTGAACGCCCCGCCGAACGAATTGGAGGATGGTTGCTGGCCCCGCTCGCGTGGCTGCTGGTCTCCTTGCTGGGTACGCTGCTGGTGGTAGCACGCTTTGTCGCTGTGCTGCTGACGCCTGAGATGGCCGCCGTACTGAATGCCCAAATCGCCGGAGATAAAACGCTGTGGTATACCTCGTTTATCTTTGCTATCGCCATGGGCGGTTACACCCTGTGGCTGACCGTCGCGTTCTTTAAACGCCGTCGGCTGGTGCCGAAGCACTATATTATCTGGCTGCTCATCACCATTCTGCTGGCGCTGAAGGCGTTTGCGTTTTCGCCGGTGTCGGATACCCTGGCGCTACGCCAGCTGCTATTTCCGCTGCTGGCTGCCGCCCTGATCGTGCCCTATTTTAAGCGATCGCAGCGGGTCAAGAAGACCTTCGTAAATCCGTAA
- a CDS encoding oxidoreductase: MNDKIRVGLIGYGYASKTFHAPLIDGTSGMELAAISSSDEAKVKADWPTVPVVSEPKHLFNDPTLDLIVIPTPNDTHFPLAKAALEAGKHVVVDKPFTVTLSQARELDSLAKSLGRVLSVFHNRRWDSDFLTLKALLADGALGEVTYFESHFDRFRPQVRNRWRELAGPGSGIWYDLGPHLLDQAVNLFGLPVSLTVDLAQLRPGAQATDYFHAVLSYPQRRVVLHGTLLAAAESARYIVHGTRGSYVKYGLDPQEERLKNGERLPQEDWGYDMRDGVLTRVQGEEVVEESWLTVPGNYPAYYAGIRDALNGVGENPVPASQAIQIMELIELGMESAKHRSTLCLA; the protein is encoded by the coding sequence ATGAATGATAAAATTCGGGTCGGATTAATTGGCTACGGTTACGCCAGCAAGACATTTCACGCCCCGCTGATCGACGGCACCTCGGGCATGGAACTGGCCGCGATCTCCAGCAGCGATGAGGCGAAAGTGAAGGCGGACTGGCCAACGGTGCCGGTCGTCTCTGAACCTAAACATCTTTTCAACGATCCGACTCTCGATCTGATTGTCATCCCGACGCCCAACGATACCCACTTCCCGCTGGCCAAGGCGGCGCTGGAGGCGGGCAAGCATGTAGTGGTGGATAAGCCCTTTACCGTGACACTGTCACAGGCTCGTGAACTGGATTCTCTGGCGAAATCGCTGGGGCGCGTGCTTTCTGTGTTCCACAACCGCCGCTGGGACAGCGATTTCCTGACGCTCAAGGCGCTGCTGGCCGACGGCGCGCTGGGAGAGGTCACCTATTTTGAGTCGCATTTCGATCGCTTCCGCCCGCAGGTGCGTAACCGCTGGCGCGAACTGGCCGGGCCGGGCAGCGGCATCTGGTACGACCTGGGTCCGCATCTGCTCGACCAGGCGGTAAATCTCTTTGGCCTGCCGGTGAGTTTGACTGTCGATCTGGCCCAACTGCGCCCGGGTGCGCAGGCCACGGACTATTTCCATGCGGTGCTGAGCTATCCTCAGCGCCGTGTGGTGCTGCATGGAACGCTGCTGGCGGCAGCAGAGTCGGCGCGCTATATCGTGCACGGTACCCGGGGGAGCTACGTCAAGTATGGCCTCGATCCGCAGGAGGAGCGGCTGAAAAACGGCGAGCGTCTGCCGCAGGAGGACTGGGGCTATGATATGCGCGACGGCGTGTTGACTCGCGTGCAGGGGGAAGAGGTGGTCGAAGAGAGCTGGCTCACCGTACCGGGGAACTATCCTGCCTACTATGCCGGTATTCGCGATGCGCTGAACGGCGTGGGCGAAAATCCGGTTCCCGCCAGCCAGGCGATTCAGATTATGGAGCTGATCGAGTTAGGTATGGAGTCAGCCAAACATCGTTCGACGCTCTGCCTGGCGTAA
- the rsxA gene encoding electron transport complex subunit RsxA encodes MTDYLLLFVGTVLVNNFVLVKFLGLCPFMGVSKKLETAMGMGLATTFVLTLASICAWLIDTFVLIPLDLIYLRTLAFILVIAVVVQFTEMVVRKTSPALYRLLGIFLPLITTNCAVLGVALLNINLGHNFLQSALYGFSAAVGFSLVMVLFAAIRERLAVADVPAPFRGNAIALITAGLMSLAFMGFSGLVKL; translated from the coding sequence ATGACTGATTACCTGTTGCTGTTTGTCGGAACCGTACTGGTTAATAACTTCGTGCTGGTTAAGTTCCTGGGCCTCTGTCCGTTTATGGGCGTCTCCAAAAAGCTGGAGACTGCTATGGGGATGGGGCTGGCGACGACCTTTGTGCTCACGCTGGCCTCTATTTGCGCATGGCTGATCGACACCTTTGTTCTTATTCCGCTCGATCTCATCTACCTGCGCACCCTGGCCTTTATTCTGGTCATCGCCGTTGTGGTGCAGTTCACCGAGATGGTGGTCCGCAAAACCAGCCCGGCGCTCTATCGCCTGCTGGGGATCTTTCTGCCGCTCATCACCACTAACTGTGCGGTGCTGGGCGTGGCGCTGTTGAATATCAACCTCGGCCATAACTTTCTACAGTCGGCGCTCTACGGTTTTTCCGCTGCCGTCGGCTTCTCGCTGGTGATGGTTCTATTTGCCGCTATTCGCGAACGTCTGGCGGTGGCGGACGTACCGGCACCGTTTCGCGGTAACGCCATCGCGCTGATTACCGCGGGTTTAATGTCTCTGGCCTTTATGGGCTTTAGTGGTCTGGTGAAGCTGTAA
- the rsxG gene encoding electron transport complex subunit RsxG — protein MLKTMQKHGVTLALFAACSTGLTAAIAQLTKSTIAEQAAIQQKALFDQVVPDNIYNNDLSQSCFLVNAPELGKGERRVYIARQDDKPVAAVLETTAPDGYSGAIQLLVGADFNGTVLGTRVTEHHETPGLGDKIELRLSNWITSFSGKKIAGASDSHWAVKKDGGDFDQFTGATITPRAVVNAVKRAGLYAQTLPAQLNSLPSCGE, from the coding sequence ATGTTAAAGACGATGCAGAAACACGGCGTAACGCTGGCCCTTTTCGCCGCCTGCTCTACCGGCCTGACGGCGGCCATCGCCCAACTGACCAAATCGACCATTGCCGAACAGGCCGCGATTCAGCAGAAGGCGCTGTTTGACCAGGTGGTGCCGGACAATATCTATAATAACGATCTTAGCCAGAGCTGTTTTCTGGTAAACGCCCCGGAGCTGGGCAAGGGCGAGCGGCGGGTCTATATCGCCCGCCAGGATGACAAGCCCGTGGCGGCGGTGCTGGAAACCACCGCCCCGGACGGGTACTCCGGCGCTATTCAGCTGCTGGTTGGCGCGGATTTTAACGGCACGGTGCTGGGGACGCGGGTCACCGAGCATCACGAGACGCCGGGCCTGGGCGACAAGATCGAACTGCGCCTCTCCAACTGGATCACCTCCTTCAGCGGCAAGAAAATTGCCGGTGCGTCTGACAGCCACTGGGCGGTGAAGAAGGATGGCGGCGATTTTGACCAGTTTACTGGCGCAACGATCACCCCCAGGGCGGTAGTGAACGCCGTTAAGCGTGCTGGCCTGTATGCACAAACCCTACCCGCCCAGCTTAATTCCTTACCCTCTTGCGGAGAGTAG